In Poecilia reticulata strain Guanapo linkage group LG1, Guppy_female_1.0+MT, whole genome shotgun sequence, one genomic interval encodes:
- the anapc11 gene encoding anaphase-promoting complex subunit 11: MKVKIRQWNGVASWSWVANDENCGICRMPFNGCCPDCKVPGDDCPLVWGQCSHCFHMHCILKWLNSQQVQQQCPMCRQEWKFKE, translated from the exons ATGAAGGTGAAGATAAGGCAGTGGAACGGAGTGGCCTCCTGGTCCTGGGTGGCTAACGATGAAAACTGCGGCATCTGCAGGATGCCTTTCAACGGCTGCTGTCCGGACT GTAAAGTTCCTGGAGACGACTGCCCGCTGGTCTGGGGTCAGTGCTCTCACTGTTTCCACATGCACTGCATCCTGAAGTGGCTGAACTCCCAGCAAGTCCAGCAGCAGTGCCCCATGTGTCGTCAGGAGTGGAAGTTCAAAGAGTGA
- the LOC103463462 gene encoding zinc finger protein 318-like, whose protein sequence is MYSQGSDYSYRRQDGDRNSRQKWDDYDDRREDRHDFCSNTPRASYYKYSSEGHGSTTRLSKSQDYSLSPKTLCSSDSVSREWSRKSPERRLLSPPGWDVPEVKRRRQTEEGDVDYRYKRDSPEKAHRLSPASFSRNQQIGYSSSHEDDARYRKMSPYSRSRSQREELPHKYQYKDFCDRDSSDRFEGSAYQNRRPGYLLEKTLSPDDATKIQAKRRERIPNPSTSGYYDEYYESRTTVPLNGSSGQSFKSDAPPQRAALPDDKSSKGFQRFLEVLNKGVNVDVLTQIVSQSPTPQCDGPIIPRSFVKVADQQWSPSCIERQQKSYKDNSYWNESKGSLRSTSPLPHHRSASPDRNVVSVGSKSPSVEKTTMTPEDEQKRKQMQDVLQAIGVDLGLEELGQMSHRIQERLYGKRDNERGRRLSRERGVGQMFTEGRRSRSSSSSSSFSQPHQSFYTRRDSLSNPRDEADLQRSERSSELKRRIFEDGQSSEESQVSTVKSIPVLNVSSIPIPAVRQPSPALMSLIPPRLPYTPINHPPPSYLTGPPPPLPFPPPAGPGSFLPHVNPMLPHPPFPPPNVFPPLLPQGRPSFPPNLQLSDPTNVDAQLAMKTKQISRTQGRPRFLQVIK, encoded by the exons ATGTATTCACAAGGATCTGACTACAGCTACAGGCGGCAGGATGGTGACAGAAATTCAAGACAGAAGTGGGATGATTACGATGACAGACGGGAAGACAGGCACGACTTCTGCAGTAATACTCCTCGGGCCTCTTATTATAAATACAGCAGCGAAGGACACGGTAGCACTACCAGGTTGAGCAAAAGTCAAGATTACAGCTTGTCTCCTAAAACACTCTGCAGTTCAGATTCAGTAAGCAGAGAGTGGAGTAGAAAGAGCCCGGAGAGGAGGCTTTTGTCCCCACCTGGTTGGGATGTGCCTGAAGTGAAAAGGCGAAGGCAAACAGAAGAAGGTGATGTGGATTATAGATATAAACGGGATTCCCCAGAGAAAGCTCACAGGCTGTCACCAGCAAGTTTTTCACGTAACCAGCAGATAGGATATTCGTCGTCACATGAAGATGATGCCAGATACAGGAAAATGTCACCATATTCCAGATCCAGGAGTCAACGTGAAGAGTTGCCTCACAAATACCAGTATAAGGATTTCTGTGACAGAGATTCATCTGATCGTTTTGAAGGAAGTGCTTATCAGAATAGGAGACCTGGGTATTTGCTAGAGAAGACCCTCTCACCAGACGACGCTACAAAG ATTCAAGCCAAGAGAAGAGAGAGAATACCCAACCCCTCGACATCTGGGTATTATGATGAATATTATGAAAGCAGAACCACGGTGCCTCTAAATGGATCCAGTGGACAG TCTTTTAAAAGCGACGCCCCTCCACAGAGAGCCGCACTCCCTGACGACAAGTCGTCCAAAGGCTTCCAACGCTTTCTTGAAGTGCTCAACAAAGGCGTGAATGTTGACGTTCTCACTCAGATAGTAAGTCAGAGCCCTACACCACAGTGTGATGGGCCCATTATTCCGAGGTCTTTTGTGAAAGTTGCAGATCAACAGTGGTCTCCCAGTTGCATTGAGAGGCAACAGAAATCCTACAAAGACAACAGCTACTGGAACGAAAGCAAGGGCTCCCTCAGGTCGACATCTCCGCTTCCTCATCATCGGTCCGCTAGTCCAGACAGGAATGTCGTGTCTGTTGGCAGCAAATCCCCTTCGGTGGAAAAGACGACTATGACACCTGAAGATGAGCAAAAGCGCAAGCAAATGCAAGATGTTTTGCAGGCTATCGGCGTGGATTTGGGATTGGAGGAACTCGGTCAAATGTCCCATCGAATTCAGGAACGTCTTTATGGTAAGAGGGATAACGAGCGTGGCCGCAGATTAAGTAGAGAAAGAGGCGTTGGACAGATGTTCACCGAGGGACGCAGAAGTAGATCGTCGTCAAGCAGCTCTAGTTTTAGCCAACCACATCAAAGTTTTTATACAAGGAGAGACTCCTTAAGCAATCCAAGGGACGAAGCAGACCTGCAGCGATCTGAACGCAGTTCAGAGTTAAAAAGGAGGATTTTTGAGGATGGTCAGAGCAGTGAGGAGAGTCAAGTAAGCACAGTGAAGAGCATCCCTGTACTGAATGTTTCTTCCATACCTATCCCTGCTGTAAGGCAACCTTCTCCGGCACTGATGTCTCTAATTCCTCCAAGGCTACCGTATACTCCCATCAACCATCCACCACCGTCATACCTGACTGGTCCTCCACCTCCGCTTCCTTTCCCGCCTCCTGCAGGACCAGGAAGTTTCCTTCCCCATGTGAATCCCATGCTCCCTCATCCTCCCTTTCCACCTCCAAATGTCTTTCCTCCGCTGCTCCCTCAGGGGAGACCGTCATTCCCACCGAACCTGCAGCTTTCCGATCCAACAAACGTAGATGCTCAACTGGccatgaaaacaaagcaaatatcaAGAACGCAAGGAAGGCCCCGCTTCCTGCAGGTTATTAAGTAA
- the LOC103463440 gene encoding NK-tumor recognition protein-like isoform X1, whose product MDTRDNAWSFPTQRLEPDQQRLVNINRIERVPRITDHWQTRPMYTAVQPHSGGVAWKEPSSPSQNSPDPDGNPFNSEDEEDPELARKKRELQELHEQIMHKKTNIAIKAIEMIVKTPDSPDDQEFDAYNPESLRDRVTEILQQRSFSFFSKVKLCKLKAKAAVLRKNEVKQQHHPLKLRVKALKARRLRDPGVLPPNREKILDVPPPLTSRAVASPAKEESNAAKGFERFLNVLNRGADFNLKNMLSDDPLPPPDHTITSPAKQQREEDESTTNKGYEHLLTALKTVAAAVPNMKKTGPDVPLLPPGRSITSPERQESTTSKGYERLLSVLNKGAAPNLNTTVHPIPDMSLTPPSHSDPHRTDKESSTNKSPEGESRASRGSEHTGQHSESKSSASRKSESKSKADRHSDHEKSENKHSDLEKSVDKHSDCKTSPKRGNEGKTGDSRAYEHKKSVDRGSDLESAISRRSEVKRRSSDCKDGADGGSEDANNLNRPSEGKSSVHRVCDRESSANQGSGIRKILDRSSETKRSVSKGSVDRILEGEGSMKPNFESDSGANRSSGHTNSDDRASEPESGVSKTLKSESEKNRGLKSKSSYNKGFERFVSLLNSGLDITKLSKMIKDEVDDLPKTSPSCLKKAPKSENQKSDTGLSLPGCSGISSVKSKNDNKETSSPEDVDVKKVKKRSSLYSGSQPELALEVKKKKEEEKETLGIDEKQKQVQSILKTLGLNLDVEELTKLTDRTQERLYGRKNEGRETSESRMEQESQRTLSHKKHSRSRSSSSSSSSSSFYSSSSSSTSSRYASRSRSRSPRGRRRRRSRSRDAHRRSHDRGRDGGKRHSRTEASKDAQRPSYRNQQHPFPSPYGAPSTYTDYSLYQYAQYMNYYNAYNSAMNSNWVFDPNQSHALPSRSQWHSVLGDMRLPNQPGQISVNDFMLFMNPDLSRSEGQSNEPSGSRCLTVINTTPSSASSVTGNQWIMNRERSLLELKRKIHKKKKRKQSASSTQNLPPKRTVEKSFEKKPVETLTAEKKASETVSTENKTPETVAMKEKAAETVVMGKNVAETAAIDNRVAGKKTINSKTLSSTPSQGKTLDKIAKVTEEKKRHLTEEKIKANLREKLLEFNRKAKLLTQPSSSIKPSANSLDSELL is encoded by the exons ATGGATACACGTGACAATGCATGGAGTTTTCCTACTCAAAGGCTGGAGCCAGATCAACAGAGGCTTGTCAACATCAACAGGATAGAGAGAGTCCCAAGGATTACTGATCACTGGCAAACACGCCCTATGTACACTGCTGTTCAGCCTCACAGCGGTGGTGTAGCCTGGAAGGAACCCAGTTCCCCATCCCAGAACTCCCCAGACCCAGACGGAAACCCATTCAACTCAGAGGATGAGGAAGATCCTGAGTTGGCGAGAAAGAAGCGAGAGCTTCAGGAGTTACATGAGCAGATTATGCATAAGAAAACCAACATCGCCATCAAAGCAATTGAGATGATTGTGAAGACTCCAGATTCTCCAGATGACCAGGAGTTTGATGCTTACAATCCTGAATCGCTTCGAGACAGGGTGACAGAGATCTTGCAGCAACGCTCATTCAGCTTTTTCTCCAAG GTTAAGTTATGTAAACTAAAAGCAAAAGctgcagttttgagaaaaaatgaaGTGAAGCAGCAGCACCATCCACTGAAGCTCAGAGTGAAGGCATTAAAGGCACGCAGACTCAGGGACCCTGGCGTTTTACCGCCCAACAGAGAGAAG ATCCTTGATGTTCCTCCACCTCTCACCTCCCGGGCTGTTGCTTCGCCGGCCAAAGAGGAAAGCAACGCTGCTAAGGGCTTCGAACGCTTCCTCAATGTGCTCAACAGAGGAGCCGACTTCAACCTGAAAAACATG CTTTCAGATGaccctctgcctcctcctgaCCACACCATTACTTCGCCTGCAAAGCAGCAGCGGGAGGAGGATGAGAGCACCACCAACAAGGGATACGAGCACTTACTCACTGCTCTCAAgacagtagcagcagcagtccctaacatgaaaaaaacg GGTCCTGACGTCCCTCTGCTGCCTCCTGGCCGCAGCATTACTTCCCCTGAAAGGCAGGAGAGCACCACAAGCAAGGGATATGAGCGCTTACTCAGTGTTCTCAACAAAGGAGCTGCTCCCAACTTGAACACCACGGTACATCCT atCCCTGACATGTCGCTAACTCCTCCCAGCCACAGCGACCCTCATAGAACagataaggagagcagtaccaACAAGAGTCCCGAGGGCGAGAGCAGAGCCAGTCGAGGTTCTGAGCATACGGGGCAACATTCTGAGAGTAAGAGCAGTGCAAGCAGAAAATCTGAGAGCAAGAGCAAAGCCGACAGACATTCAGACCACgagaaaagtgaaaacaaacattctgATCTCGAGAAAAGTGTCGACAAGCATTCTGACTGCAAGACAAGTCCAAAAAGAGGCAATGAGGGCAAAACTGGTGACAGCAGAGCTTATGAGCACAAGAAAAGTGTTGACAGAGGCTCAGACCTCGAGAGTGCCATCAGCCGACGATCTGAAGTCAAGAGAAGAAGTTCTGATTGTAAAGACGGAGCTGATGGAGGTTCTGAGGACGCGAACAACCTTAACAGACCTTCTGAAGGCAAGAGCAGTGTCCACAGAGTTTGTGACCGCGAGAGCAGTGCGAATCAAGGTTCTGGGATTAGAAAGATTCTCGACAGAAGTTCTGAAACCAAGAGGAGCGTCAGCAAGGGCAGCGTTGATCGAATCCTTGAAGGCGAGGGCAGCATGAAACCAAATTTTGAGTCCGATAGCGGTGCAAACAGAAGTTCTGGGCACACGAACAGTGACGATAGAGCTTCTGAGCCAGAGAGCGGTGTCAGTAAAACTCTTAAAAGTGAGAGCGAGAAGAACAGAGGTCTCAAGAGCAAGAGCAGTTATAACAAGGGTTTTGAGCGCTTTGTGAGTCTGCTCAACAGTGGACTGGACATCACCAAGCTCAGTAAGATGATCAAAGATGAGGTAGATGATCTTCCAAAAACCTCTCCCTCTTGTTTGAAAAAGGCCCCCAAGAGTGAAAACCAAAAGTCCGACACTGGACTCTCGCTGCCAGGCTGCAGTGGGATCAGCAGTGTGAAatcaaaaaatgacaataaagagACGTCCTCGCCTGAAGACGTTGATgtaaagaaagttaaaaaaaggaGCAGTTTGTACTCAGGTAGTCAACCAGAGCTTGCCCTTGaagtgaaaaagaagaaggaagaggaaaaggaaaccTTGGGAATAGATGAGAAGCAGAAACAAGTGCAGAGCATTCTTAAAACGTTGGGTTTGAATCTGGACGTGGAGGAATTGACAAAACTAACAGATCGCACTCAGGAGAGGCTGTATGGAAGGAAGAATGAAGGTAGGGAGACGAGCGAAAGCAGGATGGAACAGGAAAGTCAGCGTACGCTGTCCCATAAAAAACACAGTAGGtcccgctcctcctcctcatcctcgtcgtcgtcgtctttctactcttcctcttcctcctcaacTTCCTCTAGATATGCCTCTAGAAGCCGTAGTCGTAGCCCTCGGGGCCGCCGGCGTCGGCGCTCTCGCAGCAGAGATGCACATAGACGTTCTCATGACAGAGGCAGAGACGGAGGGAAGCGGCACAGCAGGACTGAGGCCAGTAAAGACGCCCAGAGGCCCAGTTACAGAAACCAGCAGCATCCTTTTCCTTCTCCTTACGGTGCTCCTTCCACATATACCGATTACAGTTTGTACCAATATGCTCAGTATATGAACTACTACAATGCCTATAACAGTGCTATGAACTCTAATTGGGTATTTGATCCAAATCAGAGTCATGCGCTGCCGTCCCGTTCACAGTGGCACTCGGTATTGGGAGATATGAGGCTTCCCAACCAACCTGGACAAATCTCAGTTAATGACTTCATGCTGTTCATGAATCCAGACTTGTCTAGGAGTGAAGGCCAGAGCAACGAACCCTCTGGTTCTCGTTGCCTCACGGTCATCAATACTACACCATCTTCTGCAAGCAGCGTGACGGGAAATCAATGGATAATGAATCGGGAGCGGAGTCTGTTGGAGTTGAAAAGAaagattcataaaaaaaagaagagaaaacaatcTGCAAGTTCAACTCAAAATTTGCCACCGAAGAGAACTGTAGAAAAGTCTTTTGAGAAAAAACCTGTAGAGACAttgactgcagagaaaaaagCCTCAGAAACAGTTTCTACGGAGAACAAAACCCCAGAGACGGTTGCTATGAAAGAAAAGGCTGCAGAGACGGTTGTTATGggaaaaaatgttgcagaaaccGCTGCTATCGATAACAGAGTTGCAGGGAAGAAAACCATCAACTCTAAGACCTTAAGCTCCACACCGTCACAGGGTAAGACTCTTGATAAGATAGCCAAGGTAACAGAAGAGAAGAAACGTCACCTtacagaggagaaaataaaggCTAACCTGAGGGAAAAg CTTCTGGAGTTTAACCGGAAAGCGAAGCTGCTGACACAACCCAGCTCCAGCATCAAGCCATCAGCAAACTCCCTGGACTCTGAGCTCCTTTAA
- the LOC103463440 gene encoding uncharacterized protein LOC103463440 isoform X2 encodes MDTRDNAWSFPTQRLEPDQQRLVNINRIERVPRITDHWQTRPMYTAVQPHSGGVAWKEPSSPSQNSPDPDGNPFNSEDEEDPELARKKRELQELHEQIMHKKTNIAIKAIEMIVKTPDSPDDQEFDAYNPESLRDRVTEILQQRSFSFFSKVKLCKLKAKAAVLRKNEVKQQHHPLKLRVKALKARRLRDPGVLPPNREKILDVPPPLTSRAVASPAKEESNAAKGFERFLNVLNRGADFNLKNMLSDDPLPPPDHTITSPAKQQREEDESTTNKGYEHLLTALKTVAAAVPNMKKTGPDVPLLPPGRSITSPERQESTTSKGYERLLSVLNKGAAPNLNTTIPDMSLTPPSHSDPHRTDKESSTNKSPEGESRASRGSEHTGQHSESKSSASRKSESKSKADRHSDHEKSENKHSDLEKSVDKHSDCKTSPKRGNEGKTGDSRAYEHKKSVDRGSDLESAISRRSEVKRRSSDCKDGADGGSEDANNLNRPSEGKSSVHRVCDRESSANQGSGIRKILDRSSETKRSVSKGSVDRILEGEGSMKPNFESDSGANRSSGHTNSDDRASEPESGVSKTLKSESEKNRGLKSKSSYNKGFERFVSLLNSGLDITKLSKMIKDEVDDLPKTSPSCLKKAPKSENQKSDTGLSLPGCSGISSVKSKNDNKETSSPEDVDVKKVKKRSSLYSGSQPELALEVKKKKEEEKETLGIDEKQKQVQSILKTLGLNLDVEELTKLTDRTQERLYGRKNEGRETSESRMEQESQRTLSHKKHSRSRSSSSSSSSSSFYSSSSSSTSSRYASRSRSRSPRGRRRRRSRSRDAHRRSHDRGRDGGKRHSRTEASKDAQRPSYRNQQHPFPSPYGAPSTYTDYSLYQYAQYMNYYNAYNSAMNSNWVFDPNQSHALPSRSQWHSVLGDMRLPNQPGQISVNDFMLFMNPDLSRSEGQSNEPSGSRCLTVINTTPSSASSVTGNQWIMNRERSLLELKRKIHKKKKRKQSASSTQNLPPKRTVEKSFEKKPVETLTAEKKASETVSTENKTPETVAMKEKAAETVVMGKNVAETAAIDNRVAGKKTINSKTLSSTPSQGKTLDKIAKVTEEKKRHLTEEKIKANLREKLLEFNRKAKLLTQPSSSIKPSANSLDSELL; translated from the exons ATGGATACACGTGACAATGCATGGAGTTTTCCTACTCAAAGGCTGGAGCCAGATCAACAGAGGCTTGTCAACATCAACAGGATAGAGAGAGTCCCAAGGATTACTGATCACTGGCAAACACGCCCTATGTACACTGCTGTTCAGCCTCACAGCGGTGGTGTAGCCTGGAAGGAACCCAGTTCCCCATCCCAGAACTCCCCAGACCCAGACGGAAACCCATTCAACTCAGAGGATGAGGAAGATCCTGAGTTGGCGAGAAAGAAGCGAGAGCTTCAGGAGTTACATGAGCAGATTATGCATAAGAAAACCAACATCGCCATCAAAGCAATTGAGATGATTGTGAAGACTCCAGATTCTCCAGATGACCAGGAGTTTGATGCTTACAATCCTGAATCGCTTCGAGACAGGGTGACAGAGATCTTGCAGCAACGCTCATTCAGCTTTTTCTCCAAG GTTAAGTTATGTAAACTAAAAGCAAAAGctgcagttttgagaaaaaatgaaGTGAAGCAGCAGCACCATCCACTGAAGCTCAGAGTGAAGGCATTAAAGGCACGCAGACTCAGGGACCCTGGCGTTTTACCGCCCAACAGAGAGAAG ATCCTTGATGTTCCTCCACCTCTCACCTCCCGGGCTGTTGCTTCGCCGGCCAAAGAGGAAAGCAACGCTGCTAAGGGCTTCGAACGCTTCCTCAATGTGCTCAACAGAGGAGCCGACTTCAACCTGAAAAACATG CTTTCAGATGaccctctgcctcctcctgaCCACACCATTACTTCGCCTGCAAAGCAGCAGCGGGAGGAGGATGAGAGCACCACCAACAAGGGATACGAGCACTTACTCACTGCTCTCAAgacagtagcagcagcagtccctaacatgaaaaaaacg GGTCCTGACGTCCCTCTGCTGCCTCCTGGCCGCAGCATTACTTCCCCTGAAAGGCAGGAGAGCACCACAAGCAAGGGATATGAGCGCTTACTCAGTGTTCTCAACAAAGGAGCTGCTCCCAACTTGAACACCACG atCCCTGACATGTCGCTAACTCCTCCCAGCCACAGCGACCCTCATAGAACagataaggagagcagtaccaACAAGAGTCCCGAGGGCGAGAGCAGAGCCAGTCGAGGTTCTGAGCATACGGGGCAACATTCTGAGAGTAAGAGCAGTGCAAGCAGAAAATCTGAGAGCAAGAGCAAAGCCGACAGACATTCAGACCACgagaaaagtgaaaacaaacattctgATCTCGAGAAAAGTGTCGACAAGCATTCTGACTGCAAGACAAGTCCAAAAAGAGGCAATGAGGGCAAAACTGGTGACAGCAGAGCTTATGAGCACAAGAAAAGTGTTGACAGAGGCTCAGACCTCGAGAGTGCCATCAGCCGACGATCTGAAGTCAAGAGAAGAAGTTCTGATTGTAAAGACGGAGCTGATGGAGGTTCTGAGGACGCGAACAACCTTAACAGACCTTCTGAAGGCAAGAGCAGTGTCCACAGAGTTTGTGACCGCGAGAGCAGTGCGAATCAAGGTTCTGGGATTAGAAAGATTCTCGACAGAAGTTCTGAAACCAAGAGGAGCGTCAGCAAGGGCAGCGTTGATCGAATCCTTGAAGGCGAGGGCAGCATGAAACCAAATTTTGAGTCCGATAGCGGTGCAAACAGAAGTTCTGGGCACACGAACAGTGACGATAGAGCTTCTGAGCCAGAGAGCGGTGTCAGTAAAACTCTTAAAAGTGAGAGCGAGAAGAACAGAGGTCTCAAGAGCAAGAGCAGTTATAACAAGGGTTTTGAGCGCTTTGTGAGTCTGCTCAACAGTGGACTGGACATCACCAAGCTCAGTAAGATGATCAAAGATGAGGTAGATGATCTTCCAAAAACCTCTCCCTCTTGTTTGAAAAAGGCCCCCAAGAGTGAAAACCAAAAGTCCGACACTGGACTCTCGCTGCCAGGCTGCAGTGGGATCAGCAGTGTGAAatcaaaaaatgacaataaagagACGTCCTCGCCTGAAGACGTTGATgtaaagaaagttaaaaaaaggaGCAGTTTGTACTCAGGTAGTCAACCAGAGCTTGCCCTTGaagtgaaaaagaagaaggaagaggaaaaggaaaccTTGGGAATAGATGAGAAGCAGAAACAAGTGCAGAGCATTCTTAAAACGTTGGGTTTGAATCTGGACGTGGAGGAATTGACAAAACTAACAGATCGCACTCAGGAGAGGCTGTATGGAAGGAAGAATGAAGGTAGGGAGACGAGCGAAAGCAGGATGGAACAGGAAAGTCAGCGTACGCTGTCCCATAAAAAACACAGTAGGtcccgctcctcctcctcatcctcgtcgtcgtcgtctttctactcttcctcttcctcctcaacTTCCTCTAGATATGCCTCTAGAAGCCGTAGTCGTAGCCCTCGGGGCCGCCGGCGTCGGCGCTCTCGCAGCAGAGATGCACATAGACGTTCTCATGACAGAGGCAGAGACGGAGGGAAGCGGCACAGCAGGACTGAGGCCAGTAAAGACGCCCAGAGGCCCAGTTACAGAAACCAGCAGCATCCTTTTCCTTCTCCTTACGGTGCTCCTTCCACATATACCGATTACAGTTTGTACCAATATGCTCAGTATATGAACTACTACAATGCCTATAACAGTGCTATGAACTCTAATTGGGTATTTGATCCAAATCAGAGTCATGCGCTGCCGTCCCGTTCACAGTGGCACTCGGTATTGGGAGATATGAGGCTTCCCAACCAACCTGGACAAATCTCAGTTAATGACTTCATGCTGTTCATGAATCCAGACTTGTCTAGGAGTGAAGGCCAGAGCAACGAACCCTCTGGTTCTCGTTGCCTCACGGTCATCAATACTACACCATCTTCTGCAAGCAGCGTGACGGGAAATCAATGGATAATGAATCGGGAGCGGAGTCTGTTGGAGTTGAAAAGAaagattcataaaaaaaagaagagaaaacaatcTGCAAGTTCAACTCAAAATTTGCCACCGAAGAGAACTGTAGAAAAGTCTTTTGAGAAAAAACCTGTAGAGACAttgactgcagagaaaaaagCCTCAGAAACAGTTTCTACGGAGAACAAAACCCCAGAGACGGTTGCTATGAAAGAAAAGGCTGCAGAGACGGTTGTTATGggaaaaaatgttgcagaaaccGCTGCTATCGATAACAGAGTTGCAGGGAAGAAAACCATCAACTCTAAGACCTTAAGCTCCACACCGTCACAGGGTAAGACTCTTGATAAGATAGCCAAGGTAACAGAAGAGAAGAAACGTCACCTtacagaggagaaaataaaggCTAACCTGAGGGAAAAg CTTCTGGAGTTTAACCGGAAAGCGAAGCTGCTGACACAACCCAGCTCCAGCATCAAGCCATCAGCAAACTCCCTGGACTCTGAGCTCCTTTAA